One region of Gloeocapsopsis sp. IPPAS B-1203 genomic DNA includes:
- the psbE gene encoding cytochrome b559 subunit alpha has translation MSGSTGERPFSDIITSVRYWVIHSITIPALFIAGWLFVSTGLAYDVFGTPRPNEYYPQERQELPIVDDRYQAKQEIRQFTNSND, from the coding sequence ATGTCAGGCTCAACAGGAGAGCGTCCATTTTCGGATATCATTACCAGTGTACGGTACTGGGTAATTCACAGCATCACCATTCCAGCTTTATTTATTGCTGGTTGGCTGTTTGTTAGTACAGGTCTGGCTTATGATGTTTTTGGTACACCTAGACCTAATGAGTATTATCCCCAAGAACGGCAAGAATTGCCTATCGTCGACGACCGCTATCAAGCAAAACAAGAGATTAGACAATTTACCAATAGCAACGATTAA
- a CDS encoding right-handed parallel beta-helix repeat-containing protein — MMNSQCNNHFSLLLLSQVMLAALTSVPQIATAATINIKNTSYAIPNGAFFVSPTGQPGNSGRSANSPWPVSQAIASAPSGATIVFRGGTYRNARLPLNKRFTLQAYPNEQPWLKGSTVVDGWVSEGNIWRKDGWNYSFPPNQQARAVDPKHPIAGYRDMVYINGVALKQVGNKTQVGPGTFYVDPRNKKLYVGSNPNSKTVEATTQVEGIVMWNSSTAGSVVRGLGLAHYADQAIKIGTSGVTVENTTMAWNAMEGVTVQSPNVKLHGNNISYNGRKGVGASYAHRLLLENNVISYNNLENFSTSWSASGVKILWSDGVVVRGNTVANNKSMGLWADESSSNITFVNNVARNNIIGIYFEISHKAIIASNVVHNNSTAGIMVLNASAARIYNNTLARNHANLLVQETSRNNAKSKEISKGITWVTRNTVVKNNIFWNSNGPMFYAPGCAVKEPSSLMVPTTNNNAYYRTSPTQPVNLIWGLSGNQCSQNFTSLASFRSTTGLEGNSLDVVNSNDPFFVNAGANDFRLKSGSPAMGRGEPLPTDIANAVGVSAGSTVNLGALKY; from the coding sequence ATGATGAACAGTCAATGTAATAACCACTTTTCTTTACTCTTGCTATCACAGGTGATGCTAGCAGCATTGACCTCGGTACCACAGATAGCAACAGCCGCTACAATCAACATCAAAAACACGAGTTATGCCATTCCTAATGGAGCGTTTTTCGTCTCACCAACAGGTCAACCTGGTAATTCAGGCAGATCCGCAAACTCTCCGTGGCCTGTTAGTCAAGCGATCGCCTCGGCACCGAGTGGCGCAACAATTGTCTTTCGTGGCGGGACATACCGTAACGCGCGACTGCCCTTGAACAAGCGCTTCACATTACAAGCCTATCCCAATGAGCAACCCTGGCTCAAAGGTAGCACTGTGGTTGACGGCTGGGTGTCTGAAGGTAACATCTGGCGCAAAGATGGTTGGAATTACTCGTTTCCACCGAATCAACAAGCGCGTGCAGTTGACCCTAAGCATCCCATAGCAGGCTATCGCGATATGGTCTACATCAATGGTGTCGCCCTCAAGCAAGTTGGGAACAAAACCCAAGTTGGACCTGGTACATTCTACGTTGATCCTCGCAATAAGAAGCTGTATGTCGGTAGTAACCCGAATAGCAAAACTGTCGAAGCCACCACGCAAGTAGAAGGTATTGTTATGTGGAACAGTAGTACCGCAGGTTCAGTGGTGCGGGGACTGGGCTTGGCACATTATGCAGATCAAGCAATCAAGATTGGTACATCTGGCGTCACAGTGGAGAACACGACGATGGCGTGGAATGCGATGGAAGGTGTTACTGTTCAATCACCCAACGTCAAACTGCACGGGAACAACATCAGCTACAACGGTCGCAAAGGAGTTGGTGCTTCCTATGCCCATCGTCTACTGTTGGAAAACAATGTGATTAGCTACAACAACTTGGAGAACTTCTCGACTTCTTGGAGTGCCAGCGGTGTCAAAATTCTCTGGAGTGATGGTGTGGTAGTGCGGGGTAACACTGTTGCCAATAACAAATCAATGGGACTGTGGGCTGACGAGTCTAGTAGCAATATTACCTTTGTCAATAACGTGGCGCGCAATAACATCATTGGCATCTACTTTGAAATCTCGCACAAGGCAATCATTGCCTCAAATGTCGTTCACAACAACAGCACAGCCGGCATCATGGTTCTCAATGCTTCTGCTGCACGGATTTACAACAACACCCTTGCCCGCAACCATGCCAATCTTTTGGTTCAGGAAACATCGCGTAATAATGCGAAATCTAAGGAAATATCGAAAGGAATTACCTGGGTTACACGCAACACAGTTGTCAAGAACAACATTTTCTGGAACTCGAATGGTCCAATGTTTTATGCTCCTGGCTGTGCAGTGAAAGAACCATCAAGTTTGATGGTTCCAACAACCAATAATAACGCTTACTACCGTACTTCTCCTACCCAACCTGTTAATCTCATTTGGGGGTTAAGTGGCAACCAATGCTCTCAAAATTTCACTTCCTTGGCAAGTTTCCGGTCAACCACAGGTTTAGAAGGCAACAGTCTTGATGTTGTTAACTCTAACGATCCGTTCTTTGTTAATGCTGGTGCAAACGACTTTCGGCTCAAATCGGGTAGTCCAGCGATGGGACGCGGAGAGCCGCTTCCTACTGATATTGCTAATGCTGTTGGTGTCTCTGCTGGTAGCACAGTCAATTTAGGAGCACTCAAATACTAA
- the ndhC gene encoding photosynthetic/respiratory NAD(P)H-quinone oxidoreductase subunit C has translation MFVLSGYEYLLGFLLVCSLVPALALSASKLLRPSGGGPERRTTYESGVEPIGGAWIQFNIRYYMFALVFVIFDVETVFLYPWAVAFHRLGLLAFVEALIFIAILVVALVYAWRKGALEWS, from the coding sequence GTGTTTGTCCTCAGTGGTTACGAGTACCTTTTAGGCTTTTTGTTAGTCTGTAGTCTGGTGCCTGCACTTGCACTCTCTGCATCTAAACTACTACGACCAAGTGGTGGTGGTCCAGAACGACGCACTACCTATGAATCAGGTGTAGAACCTATTGGTGGAGCCTGGATACAATTCAACATTCGCTACTACATGTTTGCCCTGGTTTTCGTGATCTTTGATGTGGAAACAGTCTTTTTGTATCCCTGGGCAGTTGCCTTTCATCGACTAGGGCTTTTAGCGTTTGTTGAAGCTCTCATTTTTATTGCAATTCTTGTTGTTGCCCTTGTCTATGCCTGGCGCAAAGGAGCCTTAGAATGGTCATGA
- a CDS encoding rubredoxin gives MSESVVESQGLDRYECRVCGYVYEPTKGDSKEEVPAGTPFTELASSWRCPVCGARTSQFENIGPVGKASGFDSNLNYGLGVNKLTPAQKNLLIFGGLAVGFLLFMSLYGLK, from the coding sequence ATGAGCGAATCAGTTGTAGAAAGCCAAGGACTAGATCGCTATGAGTGTCGCGTCTGTGGCTACGTTTATGAACCGACAAAGGGAGATAGCAAGGAAGAAGTTCCTGCTGGCACACCTTTTACAGAACTAGCATCTTCTTGGCGGTGTCCGGTTTGTGGTGCAAGGACTTCCCAGTTTGAGAACATTGGTCCGGTTGGAAAAGCCTCCGGCTTTGACTCAAATCTTAACTATGGTCTTGGTGTAAACAAGCTCACACCAGCACAAAAAAACCTTTTGATTTTTGGTGGTTTAGCTGTTGGTTTTTTGCTGTTTATGAGTCTTTACGGGTTAAAATAA
- a CDS encoding NADH dehydrogenase subunit K, giving the protein MNPTNITQANDGWDQQKEKILNPIERPTVTQDLSENVILTTVDDLYNWAKLSSLYPLLFGTACCFIEFAALIGSRFDFDRFGLVPRSSPRQADLIITAGTITMKMAPQLVRLYEQMPDPKYVIAMGACTITGGMFSVDSPTAVRGVDKLIPVDVYLPGCPPRPEAIMDAIIKLRKKIANESIQERSQVKQTHRYYSTTHSMKSVAPVLTGQYLLSETRNAAPKELTEAIGMPVPPALQAVEKEEVSRG; this is encoded by the coding sequence ATGAATCCAACTAACATCACACAAGCGAATGATGGGTGGGATCAACAAAAAGAGAAGATCCTCAATCCCATTGAGCGCCCTACAGTTACGCAAGATCTCTCAGAAAACGTCATTCTCACAACAGTTGATGACCTCTACAATTGGGCAAAGCTATCGAGTTTGTATCCTTTGTTATTTGGGACAGCTTGTTGCTTTATTGAGTTTGCCGCACTGATTGGCTCAAGATTTGATTTCGACCGCTTTGGATTAGTTCCGCGTTCTAGTCCGCGACAAGCTGACTTAATTATTACTGCAGGAACGATCACAATGAAAATGGCACCGCAGCTTGTGCGTCTTTATGAGCAAATGCCCGATCCAAAATATGTGATCGCAATGGGTGCTTGCACAATCACAGGCGGCATGTTTAGCGTCGATTCACCAACGGCAGTACGTGGTGTAGATAAATTAATTCCTGTCGATGTCTATTTACCTGGCTGTCCGCCTCGTCCAGAAGCAATTATGGACGCGATTATTAAGCTACGTAAAAAAATTGCTAACGAATCAATTCAAGAGCGGAGTCAGGTTAAGCAAACGCATCGCTACTATAGTACAACTCATAGTATGAAAAGTGTTGCGCCAGTACTTACAGGTCAGTACCTACTTTCAGAAACTCGCAATGCAGCACCAAAAGAGTTGACTGAAGCGATTGGAATGCCTGTACCACCCGCACTTCAGGCAGTAGAAAAGGAGGAGGTTAGCCGTGGCTGA
- a CDS encoding NAD(P)H-quinone oxidoreductase subunit J has product MAEDAEKSEPVDQEATQIVEAGKISQWLAENGFEHESLEADHLGVEMIKVESDYLLPIATALYAYGFNYLQCQFAYDSGPGQDLVSAYHLIKVSDDADRPEEVRLKVFLPRENPRVPSVYWIWKTADWQERESYDMFGIIYEGHPNLKRILMPEDWVGWPLRKDYISPEFYELQDAY; this is encoded by the coding sequence GTGGCTGAAGATGCAGAAAAATCAGAGCCAGTTGATCAAGAAGCAACGCAGATAGTAGAAGCTGGTAAGATTTCTCAATGGTTAGCTGAAAATGGTTTCGAGCATGAATCGCTGGAAGCAGACCATTTGGGTGTAGAGATGATTAAGGTAGAAAGTGATTATCTATTACCAATCGCTACAGCTTTATACGCTTACGGGTTTAATTATTTGCAGTGTCAGTTTGCCTACGATTCTGGACCTGGGCAAGATTTGGTGAGTGCTTATCACTTGATTAAAGTCAGTGATGATGCCGATCGCCCAGAAGAAGTGCGGTTGAAAGTCTTTTTACCAAGGGAAAATCCTAGAGTTCCTTCGGTTTATTGGATTTGGAAGACTGCTGACTGGCAAGAGCGAGAGTCTTACGATATGTTCGGGATTATTTACGAAGGACATCCCAATCTCAAACGTATCCTCATGCCAGAAGACTGGGTGGGTTGGCCATTGAGAAAAGACTATATTTCACCTGAATTCTACGAATTGCAGGATGCCTACTAA
- a CDS encoding photosynthesis system II assembly factor Ycf48: MRSLSENWQRVVILLAVFLLCIGCSNTPSVSNNPWKVITLPTESNLQDIAFTDNNHGWLVGSKATLLETTDGGETWQPIALDLGEQNYLFSSVSFTGQEGWIVGEPALLLHTTDGGKSWEQIPLSEKLPGNPNTVVALGANSAEMTTDVGAIYRTTDSGRTWKAMVQEAVGIVRNIARAADGSYLAVSAKGNFYSIWKPGQEAWEGHNRNSSRRVQNMGFAPDGRLWMLARGGQVQFSKQDNLNEWEEAKYPEFSTSWGLLDLAYRTPEEIWVAGGSGNLLCSFDGGKTWQKDRDVESVPSNLYKIVFLSPKKGFIVGQRGILLKYQESSATA; this comes from the coding sequence ATGCGTTCACTATCTGAAAATTGGCAACGAGTCGTTATTTTATTAGCAGTTTTTTTGTTGTGTATTGGGTGTAGCAATACTCCCTCTGTTAGTAATAATCCTTGGAAAGTTATTACTTTACCTACAGAGTCTAACCTTCAAGACATTGCCTTTACAGATAATAATCACGGCTGGCTTGTCGGTAGTAAAGCAACACTTTTAGAGACAACTGACGGCGGAGAAACTTGGCAGCCGATCGCTCTAGATTTAGGAGAACAAAACTATCTTTTCTCTTCAGTTAGTTTTACAGGACAGGAAGGTTGGATTGTAGGAGAACCTGCACTTTTGCTACACACAACCGATGGAGGTAAATCTTGGGAGCAAATTCCGCTGAGTGAAAAGCTTCCTGGTAATCCCAACACAGTAGTTGCTTTGGGCGCTAACTCAGCAGAGATGACGACTGATGTCGGCGCGATCTATCGCACGACAGACAGCGGTAGAACTTGGAAAGCTATGGTACAAGAGGCTGTAGGAATAGTCCGCAACATTGCTCGCGCAGCAGATGGTAGCTATTTAGCAGTTTCTGCCAAAGGAAATTTTTATTCAATTTGGAAGCCAGGACAAGAAGCTTGGGAGGGACATAACCGCAATAGTTCTCGGCGCGTACAGAACATGGGTTTTGCACCAGATGGACGCCTGTGGATGTTAGCGCGGGGCGGTCAAGTACAGTTCAGTAAACAGGATAATCTTAACGAATGGGAAGAAGCTAAATACCCTGAATTTTCTACTAGCTGGGGTTTGCTTGATTTAGCCTACCGTACTCCAGAGGAAATTTGGGTAGCTGGAGGCAGTGGCAATTTACTATGTAGTTTTGATGGTGGTAAAACTTGGCAAAAAGATCGTGATGTGGAAAGTGTTCCTTCTAACCTTTACAAAATAGTTTTTCTGTCACCAAAAAAAGGGTTTATTGTTGGTCAAAGAGGTATTTTGCTCAAGTATCAAGAATCTAGTGCAACTGCATAA
- a CDS encoding GNAT family N-acetyltransferase — MKAVYQFQIRNWQPSDRTPVTNLIRSVLAEYDLDFEPAAADCDVVEVEKYYLTTGGEFWVIQQDDQLVGTGGYYPVMRGEKAVEIRKMYLLPHVRGLGLGKYLLQQLEQAIASRGFKQIWVETASVLTTAVKLYEHSGYQPASGVETARCDRVYVKRLTNYALDSSY; from the coding sequence ATGAAAGCTGTATATCAATTTCAGATTCGCAACTGGCAACCAAGCGATCGCACTCCTGTTACTAACCTGATTCGCTCGGTTCTTGCCGAGTATGATCTTGATTTTGAGCCTGCGGCAGCAGATTGTGATGTTGTAGAGGTCGAAAAGTACTATCTCACAACAGGAGGCGAGTTCTGGGTAATTCAACAAGACGATCAATTAGTTGGTACAGGTGGGTACTACCCTGTGATGCGTGGCGAGAAAGCGGTAGAGATCCGAAAAATGTATTTGTTACCTCATGTCCGAGGGTTAGGATTAGGAAAATACTTGTTACAACAATTAGAACAAGCGATCGCATCACGTGGCTTTAAGCAGATTTGGGTTGAAACTGCAAGCGTTTTAACTACCGCTGTCAAGCTGTATGAGCATAGTGGATATCAACCAGCAAGCGGAGTAGAAACAGCACGGTGCGATCGCGTTTATGTCAAGCGATTGACAAATTATGCTCTAGATTCTAGCTATTAG
- a CDS encoding right-handed parallel beta-helix repeat-containing protein, giving the protein MTTPFAVPQTATAAINIKRTNYGIPNGAFFVSPTGQPGNSGRSANSPWPVSKAIASAPSGATIVFRGGTYRNARLPLNKRFTLQAYPNEQPWLKGSTIITGWVKEGNIWRKDGWNYSFPPNQQARAVDPKHPIAGYRDMVYINGVPLKQVGNKTRVGPGTFYVDPRNKKLYVGSNPNSKTVEATTQAEGIIVWNNSAAGSVVRGLGLAHYADQAIKIGTSGVTVENTTMARNAMEGVTVKSPNVKLRGNNISYNGRKGVGASYAHRLLLENNVISYNNLENFSTSWSASGVKILWSDGVVVRGNTVANNKSMGLWADESSSNITFVNNVARNNIIGIYFEISHKAIIASNVVHNNSTAGIMVLNASAARIYNNTLARNHANLLVQDTSRRNTKAKEISKGITWTTRNTVVKNNIFWNSNGPMFYAPGCAVKQASRLMIPATNNNAYYRRAANRPVNLIWGLSGNQCSRSFTSLASFRSTTGLEGNSLDVVNSNDPFFVNAGANNFRLKSGSPAMGRGEPLPADIANAVGVSAGRKVNLGALR; this is encoded by the coding sequence ATGACAACTCCATTCGCAGTACCGCAAACAGCAACAGCCGCGATCAACATTAAAAGAACAAATTATGGTATCCCTAATGGAGCGTTTTTTGTCTCACCAACAGGTCAACCTGGTAATTCAGGCAGATCCGCAAACTCTCCGTGGCCTGTCAGTAAAGCGATCGCTTCAGCACCGAGTGGCGCAACAATTGTCTTTCGTGGCGGGACATACCGTAACGCGCGACTGCCCTTGAACAAGCGCTTCACATTACAAGCCTATCCCAATGAGCAACCCTGGCTCAAAGGTAGTACTATCATTACTGGTTGGGTAAAAGAAGGTAACATCTGGCGCAAAGATGGTTGGAATTACTCGTTTCCACCGAATCAACAAGCGCGTGCAGTTGACCCCAAGCATCCCATAGCAGGCTATCGCGATATGGTCTACATCAATGGCGTCCCCCTCAAGCAAGTTGGGAACAAAACCCGAGTTGGACCTGGTACATTCTACGTTGATCCTCGCAATAAGAAGCTGTATGTCGGTAGTAACCCGAATAGCAAAACTGTCGAAGCCACCACACAAGCGGAAGGCATTATCGTCTGGAATAACTCAGCTGCAGGTTCAGTGGTGCGGGGACTGGGCTTGGCACATTATGCCGATCAAGCAATCAAGATTGGTACATCTGGCGTCACAGTGGAGAACACGACGATGGCGCGGAATGCGATGGAAGGTGTCACTGTTAAATCACCCAACGTCAAACTGCGCGGGAACAACATCAGCTACAACGGTCGCAAAGGAGTTGGTGCTTCCTATGCCCATCGTCTACTGTTGGAAAACAATGTGATTAGCTACAACAACTTGGAGAACTTCTCGACTTCTTGGAGTGCCAGCGGTGTCAAAATTCTCTGGAGTGATGGTGTGGTAGTGCGGGGTAACACTGTTGCCAATAACAAATCAATGGGACTGTGGGCTGACGAGTCTAGTAGCAATATTACCTTTGTCAATAACGTGGCGCGCAATAACATCATTGGCATCTACTTTGAAATCTCGCACAAGGCAATCATTGCCTCGAATGTCGTTCACAACAACAGCACAGCCGGCATCATGGTTCTCAATGCTTCTGCTGCACGGATTTACAACAACACCCTTGCCCGCAACCATGCTAATCTTTTGGTTCAGGATACCTCACGTAGAAACACCAAAGCTAAGGAAATATCGAAAGGGATCACATGGACAACGCGCAACACAGTTGTCAAGAACAACATTTTCTGGAACTCGAATGGTCCAATGTTTTATGCTCCTGGCTGTGCAGTAAAACAGGCGTCACGGTTAATGATTCCGGCAACTAATAACAATGCTTACTATCGGCGCGCTGCTAATCGTCCCGTTAATCTCATTTGGGGGCTGAGTGGCAATCAATGCTCTCGAAGTTTCACTTCCTTGGCAAGTTTCCGGTCAACCACAGGTCTAGAAGGCAACAGTCTTGATGTGGTTAACTCTAACGATCCGTTCTTTGTTAATGCTGGTGCAAACAACTTTCGACTCAAATCGGGTAGTCCAGCGATGGGACGCGGAGAGCCGCTTCCTGCTGATATTGCTAATGCTGTTGGTGTCTCTGCTGGTAGAAAAGTCAATCTTGGTGCATTGCGATAA